The window ACGGTTCTCCGTTTGATATGATGAAGCAATATGGAATCAGCTACAGGTCTGCCGGAGAAAATATCGCAATGGGACAGACAACTCCGCAGCAGGTCATGCAGGGTTGGATGAATTCATCGGGACACAGAGCGAATATCCTGAATTCTTCCTTTACACAAATCGGTGTTGGCATTGCCAAAAACGCACAGGGTCAGTACATTTGGACCCAACAGTTTATTGGCTAGACTGATTTATTTACTTTCATAAAAATTATCTTTGTAAGAAGGCTGTCGGAAATCGGCAGCCTTCTTTTTGTGCTGCAATTGAAAAGGATAAAAAGTGTTGACACAAGATAGGGGGCATCGTCATAAAGTGTTTACTGGAGGCCTGGACAACAACCCAAAATGGATTGCTGCAAAAGGCTTCGCACACGGGAGGAATAGATATGAATAATTTTTTCACATGGGAAACGCTGGCGACCTTTACTGGATGCGTTGCAGCAACAGCGCTTATTACGCAATTCATAAAGAGCGCATCGTTCCTAAAGGACATTGCGACACAATGGGTGTCATATTTCATTGCAGTGGTACTTTTGCTGGGAGCGACGTATTTTACCGGCGCACTGACGTGGGCCACCGGTGCAATAATACCCTTTAACGCAGTGATTATTGCACTGAGTGCAAACGGCGCTTATTCTGCAATACTAAGGGTAACCGGAACCAAAGAATATTAAGTAAACGTGATAACGTCCAATAGCTAGACGGAATGCCCTCTCTGGTATTTTTTTATCAGGAGGGCATACGGTCTATTTCAACATTAGGACATAAATGGGATTATACGCCGGACAGCTATCGAACTGTAGTAAATGTATCTGAAGCCGCATATAGTAAAAACGGGTTCTAGGTGACTGTCTGGTCACAGGCACAGTGGATGTTGAAGGGGTCAATAAGCTTTGGAAGGTGGGTGAAACACCATGGAAACTTTGGAAATAGATTTCAAAAAAATGTTCGGGGGCTTTTACCGGGGAAAAAATGTGCTGGTGACAGGGCATACAGGCTTTAAAGGTTCTTGGCTTTCCCTGTGGCTGTACCTGATGGGCGCGAGGGTGATCGGTTATGCGCTTGATCCCGCAACTGACCGGGATAATTTTGTTCTGTGCGGACTAAGGCACAGAATGATGGATATTCGCGGAGACATTCGTGATGATGCAAGGCTCAAACAGGTTTTTAGCTTATACGAGCCTGAAATCGTGTTCCATCTCGCCGCCCAGCCCATTGTCCGCCGTTCCTATGAAATCCCTGATGAAACCTTTGAAACCAATGTGATGGGAACCGTGCGGGTGCTTGAAAATATTCGTCTTTCCGGTACGGTGAAAACAGGTGTGATTGTCACGTCCGACAAATGCTACGATAACAAAGAGCAGTTTTGGGGATATCGGGAAGGGGATATGCTTGGCGGATACGATCCGTACAGCGCCAGCAAAAGCTGTGCGGAAATTGTCACGGCTTCCTACCGGAATTCCTTTTATAACGCCCGTTCGGGAAAATATC of the uncultured Caproiciproducens sp. genome contains:
- the rfbG gene encoding CDP-glucose 4,6-dehydratase, encoding METLEIDFKKMFGGFYRGKNVLVTGHTGFKGSWLSLWLYLMGARVIGYALDPATDRDNFVLCGLRHRMMDIRGDIRDDARLKQVFSLYEPEIVFHLAAQPIVRRSYEIPDETFETNVMGTVRVLENIRLSGTVKTGVIVTSDKCYDNKEQFWGYREGDMLGGYDPYSASKSCAEIVTASYRNSFYNARSGKYPGKCVSSVRAGNVVGGGDWSECRLIPDSIRALQSQNPIEIRNPDSVRPWQHVLEPLYGYLLLAYKMAEEGSQYAGAWNFGPDFDSIVPVSRVADMLVSLWGSGKWVDCAEQPTLHEAALLSLDCTKAKTFLGWKPRMDLQKALEYTVEWYQKFRSEDVYHLCRRQISAYCAACMSAEESLD